A single Agrococcus sp. ARC_14 DNA region contains:
- a CDS encoding GNAT family N-acetyltransferase, whose translation MSTPGAGRPAHDRPELDGRTLDAPELEWHRLVAPADAFDEPALSLIARYVATANRVTQAFWGDDGHDTTVDELLASLRHVEDDITERFLVVAEGRDVGRAIASIARDEGASVAYLSAWVVPEARGRGIGRAIAERIEQVAIGLGATTLQAWVDHRAPVEGGEAIPAATGHGALAADPAARLAVSMGYALEQVDRISELDVETARRTLEAHRADALAHAGDAYELRSWAGATPPELLDAMAVLHARMVTDAPSADLEVDDERWDAARLGRVEAEWAEAGLTALQAVAIHRASGEAVAFTVLLLPAPGRPAFQEDTLVHADHRGHRLGMLVKTENLLQLGRLHPDRTRIVTWNAEENRPMLRVNEALGFVPIGAEGGWQRRTPPPVEGQPRAASRDRTASADSMEA comes from the coding sequence ATGAGCACGCCGGGCGCCGGGCGGCCTGCCCACGATCGGCCCGAGCTCGATGGGCGCACGCTCGATGCGCCCGAGCTCGAGTGGCACCGCCTCGTCGCCCCAGCAGATGCCTTCGACGAGCCTGCGCTGTCGCTGATCGCGCGCTACGTCGCGACCGCCAACCGCGTGACGCAGGCGTTCTGGGGCGACGACGGCCACGACACCACCGTCGACGAGCTCCTCGCCTCGCTGCGGCACGTCGAAGACGACATCACCGAGCGCTTCCTGGTCGTCGCCGAGGGACGCGACGTCGGGCGCGCCATCGCATCCATCGCCCGTGACGAGGGCGCGTCGGTCGCCTACCTCTCCGCCTGGGTGGTGCCGGAGGCGCGCGGCCGTGGCATCGGCCGCGCCATCGCCGAGCGCATCGAGCAGGTCGCGATCGGGCTCGGCGCCACGACCCTGCAGGCATGGGTCGACCACCGCGCGCCGGTCGAGGGCGGCGAGGCGATCCCGGCAGCGACCGGCCACGGTGCGCTTGCCGCCGATCCGGCCGCACGGCTGGCCGTCTCGATGGGCTACGCGCTCGAGCAGGTCGACCGCATCTCCGAGCTCGACGTCGAGACGGCGCGGCGCACGCTCGAGGCGCACAGGGCGGATGCCCTGGCGCACGCGGGCGACGCCTACGAGCTGCGCTCGTGGGCAGGCGCGACGCCGCCGGAGCTGCTCGATGCCATGGCCGTGCTGCACGCCCGCATGGTCACCGACGCGCCGAGCGCCGACCTCGAGGTCGACGACGAGCGCTGGGACGCCGCGCGCCTCGGCCGCGTGGAGGCCGAGTGGGCGGAGGCCGGCCTGACTGCGCTGCAGGCCGTCGCGATCCACCGCGCGAGCGGCGAGGCAGTCGCCTTCACGGTGCTGCTGCTGCCGGCGCCCGGCAGGCCCGCCTTCCAGGAGGACACCCTGGTGCACGCCGACCATCGCGGCCACCGCCTCGGCATGCTCGTGAAGACCGAGAACCTGCTGCAGCTCGGCCGGCTGCACCCCGACCGCACCCGCATCGTCACCTGGAACGCCGAGGAGAACCGGCCGATGCTGCGCGTCAATGAGGCGCTCGGATTCGTGCCCATCGGTGCCGAGGGAGGCTGGCAGCGCCGCACTCCTCCGCCGGTCGAGGGTCAGCCACGGGCCGCGTCTCGAGACCGCACAGCATCGGCTGACAGCATGGAGGCATGA